CAACATGGCCTATATCGCGTTCCGGAAGGGACAGACCATGAAAGCCGTCGGCTATCTCGAACAGGCCCGGGTCCTCAAAACGGATGACAACGACGAGCCTTATATTTTGAATGAAGCCCGGATCCTGATCGCCCATCACGACTACCGCCGGGCCCTTTCCCTTCTTGCCCTGATCGAGCCCCGCCACAACTGGCCGTCGGGTTACCGGAAGCTCATGGCGGAAGCCCTGCTCCACAACGGCCAGTCCTCCCATGCCCTTGCTGTCCTTTTGGGGAAACACGAAACCGGAAGCGACACAATGCAGCAACCCTGAGGCGCATCGCCGACCCACGTCAAAACGCTTGAAAACGGTTGAAACTGGAGAAGAATATGAAAGACATGCGGAAAAAGGGGAGTGTTGCGTCCTGGTGCAGGGCGGGGATTCTGGGAGGGTGCCTCCTTCTGGAAGGGCTTGGTTTCTTCGGTTCGCAGGCCTGG
This portion of the Leptospirillum ferriphilum genome encodes:
- a CDS encoding tetratricopeptide repeat protein translates to MMRKRQKFIPVLMIWSAMALLFSGCAEMTEPDVRAYIHEKHAYAEIRQGQLDKAEKDLKQALRDNPREPSILNNMAYIAFRKGQTMKAVGYLEQARVLKTDDNDEPYILNEARILIAHHDYRRALSLLALIEPRHNWPSGYRKLMAEALLHNGQSSHALAVLLGKHETGSDTMQQP